Proteins from one Aythya fuligula isolate bAytFul2 chromosome 23, bAytFul2.pri, whole genome shotgun sequence genomic window:
- the RNF19B gene encoding E3 ubiquitin-protein ligase RNF19B — protein MGSERDSESPRSSSIHSAAAKCPKPGRRRRLSFQSVFSAAAASAAGSRRRAKAEPPPPAAAAAAPPPPPPAAPPAPPPPPPPPPPPPPPPPQPPEEPPAVCAEGSGEEELECPLCLVRQPAENAPRLLSCPHRSCGACLRQYLRIEITESRVNICCPECSERLNPADIRRLLRDSPHLVAKYEEFMLRRCLAADPDCRWCPAPDCGYAVIAYGCASCPKLTCERDGCQTEFCYHCKQIWHPNQTCDMARQQRAQTLRVRTKHTSGLSYGQESGPADDIKPCPRCSAYIIKMNDGSCNHMTCAVCGCEFCWLCMKEISDLHYLSPSGCTFWGKKPWSRKKKILWQLGTLIGAPVGISLIAGIAIPAMVIGIPVYVGRKIHSRYEGKKTSKHKRNLAITGGVTLSVIASPVIAAVSVGIGVPIMLAYVYGVVPISLCRGGGCGVSTANGKGVKIEFDEDEGPITVADAWRALKNPSIGESSIEGLTSVLSTSGSPTDGLSVMQGNYSETASFAALSGGTLSGGVLSGGKGKYSRLEVQADVQKEIFPKDSVSLGAISDNASTRAMAGSIISSYNPQDRECNNMEIQVDIEAKPSHYQLASGSSTEDSLHVHTQMAENEEEEEEEEEDGEQEQMCKHQSCEQKDCIASKTWDITLAQPESIRSDLESSDSQSDDVPDITSDECDSPHSQTAAACPQTPKARGAESPSAHLSHCAQAEGCRLDEIVKLECIEARV, from the exons ATGGGCTCCGAGCGCGACTCCGAGTCTCCCCGCTCCTCCTCCATCCACTCGGCCGCCGCCAAGTGCCCGaagcccggccgccgccgccgcctctcCTTCCAGAGCGTCttctccgccgccgccgcctccgccgccggCAGCCGCCGCCGTGCCAAGGCCGAGCCGCCAcctcccgcagccgccgccgccgccccccctccgccgccccccgccgctccACCGGCCCCACCgcctcccccgccgccgccccctcctcctcctcctcctcctccgcagCCCCCCGAGGAGCCCCCGGCGGTGTGCGCGGAGGGGAGCGGcgaggaggagctggagtgcCCGCTGTGCCTGGTGCGGCAGCCGGCGGAGAACGCGCCGCGGCTGCTGTCGTGCCCGCACCGCTCGTGCGGGGCCTGCCTGCGGCAGTACCTGCGGATCGAGATCACCGAGTCCCGCGTCAACATCTGCTGCCCCGAGTGCAGCGAGCGCCTCAACCCCGCCGACATCCGCCGCCTCCTCCGCGACTCCCCCCACCTCGTCGCCAAGTACGAGGAGTTCATGCTGCGCCGCTGCCTCGCCGCCGACCCCGACTGCCGCTGGTGCCCGGCCCCCGACTGCGG CTACGCGGTTATTGCCTACGGCTGCGCCAGCTGCCCCAAGCTGACCTGCGAGAGGGACGGCTGCCAGACGGAGTTCTGCTATCACTGCAAGCAGATATGGCACCCCAACCAGACCTGCGACATGGCCCGCCAGCAACGGGCGCAGACGCTCCGCGTACGGACCAAGCACACGTCGGGCCTCAGCTACGGGCAGGAGTCCGGGCCGG CGGACGACATCAAGCCGTGCCCGCGCTGCAGCGCCTACATCATCAAGATGAACGACGGGAGCTGCAACCATATGACCTGCGCCGTGTGCGGCTGCGAGTTCTGCTGGCTCTGCATGAAGGAGATCTCGGACCTGCATTACCTCAG CCCCTCTGGCTGCACATTCTGGGGCAAAAAGCCATGGAGTCGTAAAAAGAAGATTCTCTGGCAGCTGGGCACGCTGATCGGCGCTCCTGTAGGCATTTCCCTCATTGCTGGCATCGCCATTCCTGCTATGGTCATCGGCATCCCCGTGTACGTCGGGAGGAAG ATCCACAGCAGGTATGAGGGAAAGAAAACGTCTAAGCACAAGAGGAATTTGGCCATTACCGGTGGGGTCACGCTGTCCGTCATCGCCTCTCCGGTCATTGCTGCTGTCAGTGTTG GTATCGGAGTCCCCATCATGCTGGCTTACGTCTACGGCGTGGTGCCGATCTCGCTGTGCCGCGGTGGAGGCTGCGGAGTCAGCACCGCCAACGGGAAGGGCGTGAAGATAGAGTTTGATGAAGATGAGGGACCCATCACAG TGGCTGATGCTTGGCGAGCCCTGAAGAACCCCAGCATCGGTGAAAGCAGCATCGAGGGGCTGACCAGCGTGCTCAGCACCAGTGGGAGCCCCACGGATGGGCTCAGCGTGATGCAGGGCAACTACAGCGAGACAGCCAGCTTTGCTGCCCTCTCGGGGGGTACCCTGAGCGGCGGTGTCCTCTCGGGAGGCAAGGGCAAGTACAGCAG gctgGAAGTGCAGGCAGACGTCCAGAAAGAGATTTTCCCCAAGGACTCGGTCAGCTTGGGGGCGATCAGCGACAACGCCAGCACTCGGGCCATGGCTGGTTCCATCATCAGCTCCTACAACCCCCAGGACAG GGAGTGCAATAACATGGAGATCCAGGTGGACATCGAAGCCAAGCCCAGTCACTACCAGCTGGCCAgcggcagcagcacagaggactCTCTGCACGTCCACACCCAAATGGCAGAgaatgaggaagaagaggaggaggaggaagaggacgGTGAGCAGGAGCAGATGTGCAAACACCAAAGCTGTGAGCAAAAGGACTGCATTGCCAGCAAAACCTGGGACATCACCCTGGCCCAGCCTGAGAGCATACGGAGCGACCTGGAGAGCTCCGACAGCCAGTCGGACGACGTGCCAGACATTACCTCGGACGAGTGCGACTCCCCCCACTCTCAGACTGCAGCAGCCTGCCCGCAGACCCCCAAAGCTAGAGGTGCCGAGAGCCCAAGTGCCCACCTGAGCCACTGTGCCCAAGCCGAGGGGTGCAGGCTGGACGAAATAGTCAAACTGGAGTGCATCGAAGCCAGAGTATGA